AAAACTGCGAGTTATGATGAAAATGCACGGGCTTGGAGATGGACCTTATTGGATGATATCTTATGCATATTTTCTTGTCATCTCTTTGCTGTACATGTTATGTTTTGTGATATTTGGCTCAGTCATTGGTACTAATCTAATCAGTTAACTGCTCTTTAATATCTTTACTTCAAGCTTCTCTTTTAATGTGTTTGATTTCCTTCCAGGGTTGAAATTTTTCACACTAAATGATTATAGCATCCAGTTTGTGTTTTACTTCCTCTACATAAATCTGCAAATTTCCCTGGCCTTCCTTGTAGCTGCAATGTTTTCAAATGTTAAGACTGCTTCAGGTCTATCTTAGCTCTTCGATTCACTCCTCTTAGTTGGCAAAAGTCTACTCTTTTAAAGATTAGTTAACTGACTTATTTCTCGTAACTACTTGTGAATGGTTGCAGTTGTTGGATACATATTTGTCTTTGGAACAGGACTTTTAGGAGGCTTTCTCTTCCAGCCCTTCCTTGAAGATGACTCATTTCCCAGTAAGTTTAACTGTTAAGGACTTATAAAAATGCAATTTGTTATCTTTATCTTGTATGCTTGAATTATTTGTTAATGAAACTAATATCTTGATTAGATGATGCTTTCAAGAAGCTAATATCTTTTGCGGCCTGAAGCAACTGATTTTAGCATTTAATTTTGTTGGCAGAGACCGTTCCTTTTATAAATGTTTGAATAACCTCATCCTACTATTTTTACTCATGCTTCTGAGAGTCAATTACTTCTTTTGACTTATTGAATGGTGGGAACTGGGAAATAGTGATTAGTAAGGAATTGAGAAATGAATTCTATCCCAGAGGCTGTAGTAATAATAAATTTGGCTTCTGTAAACTTAGAATAGTTGTGACACATTTCTAGAAGTAGATTCTTTCAATCTCTAAAGATTCATTATTATTCATTTAAACTGACCATCTTCACTTGTACCTTTCTCCATACTTACTATGAGACTCATTTTTTTGATTTTGTAGGAGGCTGGCTTATTGTAATGGAGTTATTTCCTGGATTTGCTTTGTATCGGGGATTATATGAGTTTGGAGAATATTCTTTCCAAGGAAATTATATGGGCACACATGGGATGCGGTGGGGGGATTTGAGTGATAGCTCTAATGGGATGAGTGAGGTCATGATTATCATTCTTGTTGAGTGGTTTGTAGTTCTATTTGTAGCATATTATGTGGATCAGGTTTCATCTTCGGGTGCCGGGAAGAGCCCTCTGTTTTTCTTGCAAAGATTCCGTAGAAAGCCTGCATCATCTTTTAGGAGTTCTAGTCTGCAAAGACAGGGATCAAAAGTTTTTGTTCAGATGGATAAAGATGATGTTAATCAGGAGGTAATATATTTCCGATTCTCTGGCTCTGTAGAATGCATCTTCTCATTTAAGGGTAGATTTCTTTGAAAGGCTCAGTGACCGCTATTCCCTTAATTTTCATAGTCTTCCAAAAGACTAGCCTTTCACTCACTGACAGATGGATCTTTATTATTCTATTAACATGATTATTTCTTATGGTAGAACCGAAAATGGTTTGATCATTCAAATCTTTCTAAAGAAGCATGAATTCCATTTTCTCCCTAATTTCATTAGTTGGTCTAATGTGATAGAAGGGTGGCTGTTTCTTGTTTATGCCTTAATGGAGCAGATAATGTCCAGTTCAGACTTCATGTTCCACCTCTTCCAACTTTAGTATTATTAGTTTTCTTCAGATGTGCATCTCTAACAGCATCCTTCTAGCTTTTATGCCATTATCTTAACTCAACTAGGTCCATTGCCAATTAAAACAACTTTTTATGCATTGAGTAGTGTACAACTGTAGCTTAGTATTTATCTTTCAAAGTGTTGTGTTTGTAGCTCAATGTGATATGAATAATTCATTTGTgtaataatattttcttttatatttttgtttccaGCGAGAGAAAGTTGAACAGTTGCTACTTGAATCAACTACAAGTTATCCCATCATTTGTGACAACCTCAAAAAGATATATCCTGCAAGGGATGGAAATCCTGCGAAAATTGCTGTGAGAGGATTGTCTCTTGCTTTGCCTAGAGGGGAGTGTTTTGGCATGCTTGGACCTAATGGTGCTGGCAAGACTTCTTTAATTAATATGGTAGTGtattattttttttctctctctaatTTGAAAGTATGGTTCTTTTATGCACTTAGCAGACTCGTATGCATTTTCTGTGACGTGAGGGGCTGAAAGTGAAATCTTCCATGTTAGGATCTAGTTTGTTTCCCCAGTAGTAATTTTAGCCATTTTGTTCCCTATGTTGGGATTACTTTCGTCTTACTCCTGCCTGTATCTTAATAAAGATAGAATCAGGTTTAGCTGTTAAAAACTATGCAAGATTGATGTGTTATGCTGTGGACAGATGATTGGGCTTACAAAACCAACATCAGGGACAGCATATCTTCAGGGATTGGATATACTGACTTCTATGGATACAATCTATACAAGCATGGGTGTCTGCCCACAGCATGAGTATGATATAATTGTTTCCTTTTGCCAAGAAACACATTGTTTTCCATGTTGAAAGATTTCTTATTTTGTTATTTGTAAATTAGCCTGCTCTGGGAAACTTTAACTGGGAGGGAGCACTTGCTATTTTATGGAAGACTGAAGAACCTCAAAGGTTCTGCATTAAATCAAGTAAGTCAAGATTACCTTCTTAGCTTGTTATGGATTTTACTTGGAGAAGTTGATgctcataaatattatttaattataaatataaagtCTAGAGGCCCTTCTATCAGACTTCCGTTTTGTCTTTTAATATTCAAATATTAAGGGCGGATGGTGGACCTTCATAGAAAGCTAGTTTGAGGCGATGTAGTTTATCCTCATGTAAAATATTGGGATTCTATTTTTGCTCATTCCCATGCAATTGCCTCAGGCAGTGGAAGACTCTCTTAAGAGTGTCAACCTATTTCATGGAGGGGTTGCAGACAAACATGCGGGCAAATACAGTGGAGGTATGAAGAGGAGACTCAGCGTTGCCATTTCACTGATTGGGGATCCCAAGGTAAAATGGTTCACTCTACATTTCTTTGTAAGACATTACTAATCTTATATCCTGGGGTGCTGTTCATGGCTTTAATCATTTGAGATTTTGCAAATAGGTTGTCTTTATGGATGAACCCAGTACCGGTCTTGATCCAGCTTCAAGAAATAGTCTGTGGAGTGTTGTGAAACAGGCAAAACGAGACAGGGCAATTATTCTCACCagtatctctctctctctctctctgcacTGCCACTCTTGATTTTAACCTATTTGCATGCTTTGCTCTCTCTCTTTTTCACTTCATTTAAAAAGATTATTGATAATAGAAGGTGAGAAGTATTGGCCCTTAGATACCAACAAATATTATCTGAATGTTTGCAGCGCACTCAATGGAAGAGGCAGAGGTGCTATGTGATCGATTAGGAATTTTTGTAGATGGCGCCTTACAGTGCATAGGAAATGCAAAAGAGGTTAGTTTGACTCTAATAGTAATTTTCTCAACTTGATAAAACTTTCATTCCTCTCATCTTTTACACGGTAGCGTGTTACACACCCTATCCATAGACCAGAGCTTTTGAACTAATCCTCTTATCTGCAGAATTTCTATTCTATTATCTTTAATATATCTATTTAATCTTCTATTTTTTTCCGAACACTTTCTTCTAAAGTTTGTTTGGGTGTTTGATGTGAGAAAAGCTATGTTAACCTATGATTGGTGTGTATGGCAGCTGAAGGGCAGATATGGAGGATCTTACATATTCACTATAACAACATCTTCAAATAACGAGGAAGAAGTGGAGAACATGGTACAACATCTCTCCCCAAATGCTAACAAGATATACCGAATCTCGGGAACACAGAAGTTCGAGATGCCAAAGCAAGAGGTGAGAATAGCAGATGTATTCCAAGCAGTTGAGAATGCAAAGAGCAGGTTTACAGTGTTCGCATGGGGTTTGGCTGACACCACTCTTGAGGATGTCTTCATCAAGGTTGCTCGTGGGGCGCAGGCCGTCAATATATTATCATGATTCTCACATTGCTCTTCCTCTTATTATATCTACGATGTTCATATatgataaaccatttcattcctttttttttttttttttgaactagAAGCATTTCATTCATCTACAGATAGAGTTGTAGTGTTGCTTTTTGTTTTTGTCATATACGCATTACCTTGTAAATGAATTGGATTCTCCTTTCTTATTTATGGATTATATAAAACTAGAATTTGTGTTACAAGAGAATGTGTGTGATGTTActctataatataatataaaaaatgtgaCAATGTTGCTCCTAGCGAAGTGAGGTTGCAGCAAGAAGAGATTATGGTGGCTAAGCATCCACAAGTGAGGTCAAGTATAAAAACTGATGTAGAAGTAACATCATTTTGAGGCttatttgaatgataatttaCATTTGATGTATATTAAATTAACCAGTTAATTGACTTATAATTCCCATCAAAAAACCTTTCATATAAAATTAGCTTttgtactttatatatatatatatatatatatatattttggataCTGGCATAATAATCCCTATGAGAAGGAGACCTCTCACCTCAAACGCGACCAAGTTATTATTAAGTGAATAATAGGTAaaagattaaaaagaaaaagaaaaatatgaaaatcaaattggaaattttaaaatatataagaattctgaaaattttaacaaatcaatattaaaataaattaaaactttagaaaatataaaaattatatttgcttaaaattatatttcttaAATGGAGTTATTGTGTTTGTAATTGAAATTATCTTATTCTAAAATTACCTAATTCAAGTTTAATTTATCTAATTTTCTTATTCTAaagatgaattataaaattttggcatattaatttataattttataaattctgTAAAGTAAATTTATCATTTTGGGTACCTATAAATTACCTATTACaattataattatttgtgtatataatatatatacataaaatgatgatataaaaatcaaattaaaatgaaaattttgatacttgTAATTCAGCCCATGTGTGAACAGGGAGCTAAAATGGTTAGGAACAATAAATTCTTCATATTTGGAGATTGGTTAGAGCAAGATTGTCGAAGCTTTATGAGGAATCTCACATAAATAAGAAAGGcaaaaaaatagtaaataaatgaaTGTCTATCCAAATAAAAAGAGAGAAAGGAAACTTTTGTAAATATAATAACCAATGGTTAGATGATGTGTATATGTAATTaacctttttataattttaaattcatttaaaaataaatacataaaaatcTCTTAAATTGGTAAGTAATCTTAAGAGGATTCATACACATCTGTATTGCCTATGCCATTTCAAGAGAATGGGCCCCACTATTTTGACGATTTTTTTCCTCCCACGGTATTACTCAAAagattttcaatttaaaaaattatcattatctcatttaattagtttaattttaaaatattttaaaaattaattaaatactgaTGTGTCATATACGTGCCTATCTACATGTATGTTatgtaataaaattaacaaacacTAATTTTTCCATCCAATTTTAGGTGATTTAACAAAAAATACTAGttcaatttgaattttattttcaagtatgagtttatttaatttgattaaattgaaACCTGAATTTGAATGTATTTTTATATCgattatatatttttcttttttaaatagtattttttaaagaaaaatattattattaatagaaAACATGAATGATAATAATACAAAGATATGACACgagtataaattataaataaatcgtTTCAAGCTAACACAAATgccttttttttcaaaataatttcagAAAAGGAGGACAAATTGACAGTAACTACAACAGTAGAATAATTGCATCAACTCgatcaaattattaaaatttacacCCTACCCTTGCCATCGTCAAGTCAACTTGACgataaatttgtaacaccccctaacccttatccgtctcCAGAATAGGATTACGGGACATTACCAGTCAATACAGTTCAATTACggacattaattaaaataattgtttacAATTATCATAGGTTTAACATattgtccctttaatgggccctcgaagcccaatatgaacagtaaaatcaattcgagactaatttaaaatcattacgaatttttctcaaaatttcagaattttcctTATGAAAAgtacccacacacccgtgtggattgcccgtgtgactcacacggccgtgtcactagatcacatggccatgtcgctaGGTCACACAACTGTGTTGagagcctgtgtaactctctgacttgaaaGTAttaaggtgcagttttcacacggccagtccacacgcctgtgtgctaggccgtgtggactcaaaataagCCTTAAACAACAAATTTACCAGCCCTGCAATTTAAGATACCAAACATTCCAATAACCATTCATTCAATTACTTTAAATCACATTCAAACCTActcaaaacatgtcaaattagATATTTTATGTGCCTATATGATGAATTTTTTAAGTATTTCACATACATGATCAAATGGTTCAAATTCTTACTAAATAAGCCAATTCCTACCATATACTATTACTAAATctaaatttacttatttcatcattACATTGACAATCCAAAATGACACACATAGACATTTagatacatgccattaccaataattaataTACCTCATCACGTTGAGTTCGAGATcagcctgggatgctgattcaatggTCTAACTTTAACCTATCTTGCGCATGGAAACAAACCGTaagctgagtatgaactcagtggtatttctataatttgaacacttaataatatgaaaatataacttTCACTTAAAATCATATAACAATCACCATTATATAATTATTCATTTCATAGATAAATCCTTTATAACTCAATCAATTCTTTCATCTACTAACCCATATAGTTTTCCACAATATGTTCACAATTCACTTGAgcaataatattattcacttatatCCCATTTAGAGTTACATAATTCATGTGTTTCAATCATGTTTCAGTTCACTGTTCACTGTTCACTGTTCAAtatcaataaataatattcaacaattcacatttcaatCAGTAATTCGTTTATTCCAAGCTCCATATCAGTCAATatttttcaatatcaatcaatttaTCAATATCATTCAATAACAGTCAGTCATTCAGAACCTTTATAATATCATTTAGTAACAGTCGATCATTCAGTACCttttttacccttattaacatggCTTGGacattgacggatacacggatccaaccaacacaccagtacggcactcagtgcctcatcggctTTGCCGAAGTAAACAGTAACAGTACGATACTCAGACCTCATCGAATTAAACCGAAGTAACAGTAATAGTACGACACACATGGTGCCTCATCGACTTGAAGTCAAAGTAATagtacgacacttatagtgcctcatcgactcaaggtcgaagtatccctgaacacttccaatcctacggcatgccaactatatccaacttagcccgaatactgttaatagggttttcaattcactttcaatttttcaaccaatacacatttcaagtaatcacatatattctcaattcaatacaattcactttactttttaataacaaatattcaaatttcacaataatcaattattcatattaattttatcacattcccaatcaatatatttttcaaatataacatacatccaatattcaattttcacatcaatcacatatatccatataaattcaattcaataacaattacTAATACTTACCTTAATTACTTACAATAACATATAaaccaaaatataacaattaataattaaaattggaTTAAATACCAATTCAATTTAAATTCAATACCAATGCTCAAATATTACATAAATCATAATTTCACAAAcactcaattcaatatcaaatatactacacttaccttaattttttttaccataaacatttaaattaaaatataacaattaataattaaattcggattatagaaatacaaaccgtaattttcgagctaaccctCGTTGACTTTGCCTTTTCCTTTCTTAGCTGAGGTTTTTCGGGACAacgttagctacgaaaattaaaacaattaaaaattatcaatacactaccagtcaatttcacattgaatatttcaaatttttattcaacttttgtctaaattctaatttagtccctaaaccgagactaacttttattcttcacatttagctcaatatttttattcaatttccactttaaactaatttcaactctctaatttcaccacaaaaccataattttgaaattctttcaatttagtccctactattcaaaacttatgatttattttacaattcaatccttatttcacttctaacttgaaattctatcaatttattcaacatgaacaatatctagaaatctaataactttcaaaatttccacttaaaacaaataatatttatctctaggattccaaaaacatcaaaattacaagaaaaaagactaaattgacttaccacttaAGCTTAGAACCTTGAAATCCctaattttcctttctttttctttctctttttctttcctccccttttccttctctgtttcgttttatattctgttttttttatgttttgtttcttttattgcatgctttatttatttattaatataatataatataatataatataatcatttaataaatatcttttaataattaattatagtattacaagtgtatgtatttttattaatacacttgtattaAATCaccaccatacatttgtcatgaatttaatttaattatcatataaatatcttataatataattattttaaattaatataatataatataatatattactaatatatatattttataattaaaatctaagtaaaaatcttagatttttacttCATATGCTGCCTCAATTTGTGCTAAATGGCAtatttgccattttggtccttttactttctattaatctataattcaacttttaccccttattcaatttattcatttttcctaattatccttaatttaaactaaattcacctaattaaactctaattaaccactcaattaacttcgtaaatatttattaaaaatatttacgaattcattttCCAAAAAATGGAGACTCGATAATACACTTTCCGTTAATCATAAATTTCGAGTTGTTACAGAATTACTTTTGATTGTATTTGATTCTATTTAATCGGCATAATCAAAATGGGATGTATAAATGAAAATTCTGTTTCTACAGAAATTCTTTCGATTAACCAACTTGTTACGAAATCGCGTTGATAGCCTCGACTCGTGTCCTAGCCTGTCTAAGAGCTAGATTTGCCTCAATTGTTTGCCTCTTGCCTTCAGCTTTCCTCAAGTTAGCTTCCGCTATTTCAAGAGCTTGATGAGCTTCTTGTGGATCAATGTCACTACCCTTCTCCGCATCATTTACTAAAATAGTGATTTCATTATTGTCTATTTTAGCAAAACCACCCATCAGAGCCATTGTTAACCATTGGTCGTTAAGGTGTATTCTCAAAATACCTATATCTATAGTTGCGGCAATAGGCGCGTGATTTGAAAATACGCCAATTTTCCTGCTATTAGTAGATAAAATGATTTCTTTCACTTTTGAATCCCAAAGAATTCGATTAGGGGTAAGTACGCAAAGATTTAAGGTCATTTCGTTAATTTGGTCTCCATTTCTAAGTTCGTAGCCTTCCCAGTAGCTTCCAACCAAGAAAAACTTCCAAAAGACACACCATGTTAGTAATGCACAAAAGGCCAGGTCTCAGATGACCTATCCTCATCCTTATCATCTCGGATCTATCATCATCAATATGATCTATCATGATAAAACATTTCAAGAACAAATCTTAAAAGCTCTGGCAAAACTCTTATATTGACAAACTTCACATATACGTCAGAGCATGacttaaaataaaaagtaaaaatacaaCCACATCTGTTTTCAAAGAAAATAGAGTGGacaaaataaaacaacaaaacTGTGGACAAAACTACGATAATGTGGActgaaattaaaaacaaaatagaaCTACAAAAGATATTGAAGAAACTGCTATCAACAACCAACCCAAAAGCCAACGCCGCCGATGAAgcaaaaattgaattttaaaaagtTGAGCAGCTAGGGTTTTTTTATGAAAAGAAGAGAGTGGGAAATATTTGCCACTAGTTTTAAATAGTAACTATTTAAATTGACTCGATTAAAACTTTCATTATGATTGACATTAAATCGTTATAAGTTAATAAAGTCAAGGGAATTTATTTTAACTTATTGAcatatatgttaaaataaaacGGTTTTTCATATTTAATCGATAAAGTACTAGTTGCtttattcaaaataattaatagaACATAAGAACATTAATCTAGATTCGACTGTTGTGGAAAAcgacaaataatatatataattatatcaaatttttaataaattcatttaatatacTTCTACCAAAACCTTAATTTAGTTGAAATCCCTTTTTGTCGGTTATGTTTTCTTTATTTGTTTCCATAGTATCTAATTTGACACGATCAAAACCCTAATTAAGACCAAGATTATACAGTCAACCAAGTCAAGAGGGTTTATGTTAACTTTTTCATGCATAAACGTTAAGATAAAGGTTTTCTTATTCATGTTTGATAAAAAAAGTAGTGGTTTTATTCAATAATTGATAGAACATAAGAGCATTAATCAAGATTCGATCATTGTGAAAAATATTTTCCTCAAGAAGTAGTGGTTTTTTTTATTCACCCTTTGACCTTGGTCAAATCCTTCTCTTCTAGAAGGAAGATCTTTGATTAAATCTAGCCATTCTTGTGAAGACCTAACTTCCAAACACATCATATCCATTAAGCTTGGCGATGGTTCTACGAGCTTCCGCAAACTTGGGAAACCTTACAAAGCCAAAATATTGTCCTCTCATACTACGTTTCCTTGAAATAAAAGCATTTATAACATGACCGTGATAACCAAAAATTTTCCATAACCCTTTCcaaaagagtttttttttttttggtaatctCTCCATGAAAATTGTTGAACACCTTTTAGTCCCTTCACAAAACTGAAACACCATCTCGAAATAATCTCAATTGCCACATATAaagtaaggtttttttttttcacattgGATTAGAAAAGTACTAATTtctttaatcaaaataattaatagaACATAAAAACATTAACCAAGGTCCGATCATTTTTTTTTGTCGAAACCAGGGTATCTACTGCCAATAATGGTGACTAGTATTCTCACCACATGTGCTCTTCAAAGAGGTAAACGACTGGCCAGGAAATGTACTCCATTCCCATGGGCGGGGATCAAACCCCCGATCTCATGGTCATGGAGGATCCGACCgttttaaaaaataacaataaaatagatacatttatattaatttttgaagTATAAATTCATTTAATGTGATTTGACTGAAATCTTAATTTAGATCAAATTCTTTACCTATTATATTCCTTTGTTTGTTTCCATAGTATTGATTTGACTCGATCAAAGCCCTAATTAGGATgaacattaaaatattaaaatgcaaTTAAGCTTATTGACATATATgtgttaaaataaaagtgtttttatTCACATCCGATCGAAAAAGTACTAGttgatttattaaaaataattaatagaaCATAAGAACATTAAACAAGGTTTGATCATTctgaaaaacaacaaaaaatgTGTACAATTATGTTAAAATTTGAAGTACAAGTTCATTTAACGTGATTCGATCGAAACCGTAATTTAGATGAAATTCCTTTTTTTtcgattttatttttttatttgtctTCATAGTATAGTATGTATTTGGTTTGATCAATCAAAACCCAACGTAAAATTGATataaataagttaaaataaaatGAGGAATGAATGCACATACTAAGGTTTTATGGCCAAATGGGAACaataaccctttttttttttaactatgGTCATCAATCATCATATTACGGTACATTTTTTTGGTAACAAGAAAGTGGATTATTCAACTAACAAGTTGTAGCAGGAATCGAAAGCACAAACATGCTATCCATCCTTAACTGGTGAAGGACCAAAAAGGGAGctgtatgaaaaatttgggcaCCAACCGGGAAACCCTTCATCATTCCAGCCAACAAGTGAGCGACATAATTCACCTCCCTTGGAATTTGCTCAAAACCA
This window of the Gossypium arboreum isolate Shixiya-1 chromosome 12, ASM2569848v2, whole genome shotgun sequence genome carries:
- the LOC128285342 gene encoding ATP synthase epsilon chain, chloroplastic-like — translated: MTLNLCVLTPNRILWDSKVKEIILSTNSRKIGVFSNHAPIAATIDIGILRIHLNDQWLTMALMGGFAKIDNNEITILVNDAEKGSDIDPQEAHQALEIAEANLRKAEGKRQTIEANLALRQARTRVEAINAIS
- the LOC108479637 gene encoding ABC transporter A family member 7-like yields the protein MADQRPTLGPASFWTQANALLRKNLTFQKRNIGANIRLISFPLFFCVLFVVVQQVLDSSLDNAENRCGCICVERNANGNCQRRECGIEYSTVDQVSTCPIPNPPEWPALLQVPGPQYRAVRSDSNMAADFPNESCRSTGTCPAISFFTGNNQTLSQILTQTMFSTSLNINSSDFASSVSSNVLGTATYPEGYNYLEPAIVQALPLYNVQSQCTSNSTFSVLINQSSIAREKEVRCVQGLYLWRNSSSQVNNELYRGYRKGNSEEKINEFVSAYDFLNSDGNNFNVSVWYNSTYRNYSTGSSMALLRIPRSVNLVSNAYLQFLQGPATKMLLDFVKEMPKPETELRIDLSSLLGTLFFTWVVLQLFPVVLASLVYEKQQKLRVMMKMHGLGDGPYWMISYAYFLVISLLYMLCFVIFGSVIGLKFFTLNDYSIQFVFYFLYINLQISLAFLVAAMFSNVKTASVVGYIFVFGTGLLGGFLFQPFLEDDSFPRGWLIVMELFPGFALYRGLYEFGEYSFQGNYMGTHGMRWGDLSDSSNGMSEVMIIILVEWFVVLFVAYYVDQVSSSGAGKSPLFFLQRFRRKPASSFRSSSLQRQGSKVFVQMDKDDVNQEREKVEQLLLESTTSYPIICDNLKKIYPARDGNPAKIAVRGLSLALPRGECFGMLGPNGAGKTSLINMMIGLTKPTSGTAYLQGLDILTSMDTIYTSMGVCPQHDLLWETLTGREHLLFYGRLKNLKGSALNQAVEDSLKSVNLFHGGVADKHAGKYSGGMKRRLSVAISLIGDPKVVFMDEPSTGLDPASRNSLWSVVKQAKRDRAIILTTHSMEEAEVLCDRLGIFVDGALQCIGNAKELKGRYGGSYIFTITTSSNNEEEVENMVQHLSPNANKIYRISGTQKFEMPKQEVRIADVFQAVENAKSRFTVFAWGLADTTLEDVFIKVARGAQAVNILS